A single window of Bacteroidota bacterium DNA harbors:
- the wecB gene encoding UDP-N-acetylglucosamine 2-epimerase (non-hydrolyzing) has product MKIISIVGARPQFIKLGPLSHVLRGECEQKIIHTGQHFDSNMSDTFFEELELSIPDYHLTLGGGPHGAQTGTMLIEIEKILLLEKPDFVVVFGDTNTTLAGAVAASKLGIKLIHIEAGLRSFNRSMPEEINRIVADHTSDLLFAPTKLAMKNLKNENLATKSFLTGDIMTDSLNFASSKAMQNSLLKDILDQCDKYYLATFHRPYNVDNPDNLRKIVEILGDIRTNVIFPVHPRTKNVLVLNKIEVGQNVFLIEPQGYFDFISLIRGASKLLTDSGGIQKEAYILGVPCLTFRSETEWVETIEVGWNKLVDYYSNDVVEMIEKFEVPKDRPLIYGSNVAMKMRDIIIEEFR; this is encoded by the coding sequence ATGAAGATTATCTCAATAGTTGGTGCCAGACCACAGTTCATTAAATTGGGCCCTCTATCCCATGTGCTCAGAGGAGAATGTGAGCAAAAAATAATACATACCGGTCAGCATTTCGACTCCAATATGTCTGATACCTTTTTTGAGGAGCTCGAATTATCCATACCTGACTACCACCTCACATTAGGAGGAGGGCCACATGGTGCACAAACCGGAACAATGCTTATTGAAATCGAAAAGATTTTACTTCTGGAAAAGCCTGACTTTGTAGTGGTTTTTGGAGATACAAATACAACTCTTGCGGGTGCAGTGGCGGCGAGTAAACTTGGGATAAAACTAATTCATATTGAGGCGGGCTTAAGAAGCTTTAATAGGAGTATGCCTGAAGAAATAAATAGAATTGTTGCAGATCATACTTCTGACTTACTCTTTGCCCCCACAAAATTGGCTATGAAGAATCTGAAAAATGAAAATCTGGCTACAAAGAGTTTTTTGACGGGAGATATTATGACTGACTCTCTCAATTTTGCCTCTTCAAAAGCGATGCAGAATTCGTTGCTTAAAGATATTCTTGACCAATGCGATAAATATTATTTGGCGACTTTTCATAGACCCTACAACGTTGACAATCCGGACAATTTAAGGAAAATAGTTGAAATATTGGGAGATATTAGAACAAATGTAATTTTCCCGGTTCATCCCAGGACAAAAAATGTTTTGGTTTTGAACAAGATAGAGGTTGGTCAGAATGTGTTCTTAATTGAACCTCAGGGTTACTTTGACTTTATTAGCTTGATTAGAGGGGCTTCAAAACTTTTAACTGATTCTGGTGGGATTCAAAAGGAAGCTTATATTCTTGGAGTGCCTTGTTTAACTTTTAGAAGTGAAACCGAGTGGGTTGAGACCATCGAAGTAGGTTGGAATAAATTGGTCGATTATTACTCTAATGATGTTGTCGAAATGATAGAAAAATTCGAAGTACCTAAAGACAGGCCACTAATCTATGGATCGAATGTAGCAATGAAAATGCGAGACATAATAATTGAGGAATTTAGATAA
- a CDS encoding MBOAT family protein codes for MSFNSFDFLLFFVVVISLFYLTPKKQRWLPLLVGNYLFYSLLKFEYLAIIVTQTLITYYGALAVKKQEDRRIKFRLYLFALMFNVVTLVFFKYTDFILKSFSNLLQVFKPSTNEISLGIVLPIGISFYTFQIIAYLTDVYWEQIEPETHLGKFAVFISFFPQLLAGPIERAFRILPQINEPASFESDNLLKGAKLFLIGMFYKVVVADRLSIYVNTIYNNSDLHGGGSFIVASFFFTIQIYGDFAGYSLMAMGTAKVLGFDLINNFNNPYVSRSISEFWNRWHISLSTWLRDYVFTPLTYNRLLGERFDKYRVELSVIITFLVSGLWHGANWNFIFWGLLNGLFIAFGIKSLKFRRKLKEKYGIVNNLVFSAIIPWLFTFILLNIMWIFFRSDSIVMGFEIIGKIASTPTSFFLGSRSQVVYSLIAVFLIVIYEMLKCLKFDEEKSVLSGFVFYTTLIFIIILFGVFDGSQFIYFQF; via the coding sequence ATGTCCTTCAACTCATTTGATTTCCTTTTATTTTTTGTAGTGGTAATATCGCTGTTTTACCTTACACCAAAGAAACAGAGATGGCTGCCATTGCTGGTGGGGAACTATTTATTTTATTCTCTATTAAAGTTCGAGTATCTGGCGATAATCGTCACACAGACTTTAATCACCTATTATGGTGCATTAGCTGTTAAAAAGCAAGAGGACCGGCGAATAAAATTCCGTTTGTATTTGTTTGCGCTCATGTTTAATGTCGTAACCTTGGTATTCTTCAAATATACCGATTTTATCTTAAAGTCATTCTCAAATTTATTACAAGTCTTTAAGCCCTCAACAAATGAAATTTCTCTTGGCATTGTGCTACCCATTGGGATATCATTTTATACTTTTCAAATTATCGCATATTTAACAGATGTTTATTGGGAACAAATTGAACCGGAAACCCATTTAGGCAAATTTGCTGTTTTTATTTCTTTTTTCCCTCAATTGCTTGCAGGTCCTATAGAAAGAGCCTTTAGAATCCTTCCACAAATTAATGAACCTGCCTCATTTGAAAGTGATAATTTACTCAAGGGTGCCAAACTTTTTTTAATTGGTATGTTCTATAAAGTTGTTGTTGCAGATCGGCTATCAATTTATGTGAATACTATATATAATAATTCAGATTTGCACGGTGGTGGTTCGTTTATCGTTGCATCCTTTTTCTTTACTATTCAAATATATGGTGATTTTGCAGGTTATTCATTAATGGCGATGGGCACTGCAAAAGTATTAGGTTTTGATCTAATTAATAACTTTAATAACCCATACGTGTCGAGATCAATTTCAGAATTTTGGAATCGGTGGCATATCTCTCTCTCGACTTGGTTAAGAGATTATGTCTTTACACCTCTTACTTACAATAGATTATTAGGCGAGAGATTTGACAAGTACAGAGTTGAATTAAGCGTAATTATTACTTTTTTGGTAAGTGGACTTTGGCATGGTGCAAATTGGAATTTTATTTTTTGGGGACTTTTAAACGGGTTGTTTATCGCCTTTGGAATAAAATCACTAAAGTTTAGAAGAAAATTAAAAGAAAAATATGGGATAGTAAATAATCTTGTATTTTCAGCGATAATACCCTGGTTATTCACATTTATTTTGTTAAATATCATGTGGATATTTTTTCGATCTGATTCGATAGTGATGGGGTTTGAAATAATTGGAAAAATTGCTTCCACGCCCACTTCCTTTTTCCTCGGTAGTCGATCACAGGTCGTCTACTCATTAATTGCCGTATTTTTGATTGTTATTTATGAAATGCTAAAATGTCTGAAATTTGATGAGGAAAAATCAGTTTTAAGTGGATTTGTCTTTTATACTACACTTATATTCATCATAATCTTATTTGGTGTATTTGATGGTAGTCAATTCATTTATTTTCAATTTTGA
- a CDS encoding capsule assembly Wzi family protein: MIKPYSMADIESKKASFNNGLKIGQYLENEILSYNFDPEKSPSGIVKGDIKLNFTQSVIARSRNSFRLSLNYPADNFAFKTSFQFDQNFKEDSTYFGELGEWYYGRFDEAYLVYRDVLGKFNASFGRVNRNLGSYSSNSLILSDNPYSFDHLWLQYKNDLFSFSFLSAKLEDKYGFDVRTKDSLSYGWYKRFYSLHRLDINVFENLKVALTEAVIYGGKNQQWLSYYQNPFIPFYISKNNERSSTDEGEANIYLALDIWYKPVKSVTLFTQIFIDDIDFKSENREKFPERKAIFGSLTLTDLVLPLSQLGVAATWVENWTYNSFYTWANYNIHERSIGYPFNSFQKFELFFDYFGIQPMIISGKVSYSEKGDNSLNNPFRATFEPFPMGVVEKIINLEAKGSYFFSSVFIGDILLSYSKIQNEQHIKGMDGSQFYLVLNLKYQMY; encoded by the coding sequence TTGATAAAACCCTATAGTATGGCAGATATCGAATCAAAGAAGGCATCATTTAATAATGGTTTAAAAATTGGTCAATATCTTGAAAATGAGATATTGTCCTACAATTTTGATCCCGAAAAATCCCCTTCAGGTATAGTCAAAGGCGATATAAAGTTAAACTTTACGCAATCAGTTATTGCCAGGTCTCGCAATTCCTTTAGACTCTCACTTAATTACCCGGCGGATAATTTCGCATTTAAGACATCATTTCAATTTGATCAGAATTTTAAGGAAGATTCCACATATTTTGGAGAACTAGGGGAGTGGTACTATGGTAGATTTGATGAGGCTTATTTGGTGTATCGTGATGTCTTAGGGAAATTCAATGCTTCTTTTGGGAGAGTGAACCGAAATCTCGGATCATACTCGTCAAATAGTCTAATATTATCGGATAACCCTTATTCATTTGACCACCTTTGGCTGCAATACAAAAATGATCTCTTTAGTTTTTCTTTTCTCTCAGCAAAACTCGAAGATAAATATGGGTTTGATGTCCGGACAAAAGACTCATTGAGTTATGGTTGGTACAAAAGGTTCTATTCGCTTCACAGGTTGGATATTAATGTTTTTGAGAATCTTAAAGTTGCATTGACTGAGGCTGTTATCTATGGTGGTAAAAATCAACAATGGCTTTCCTATTACCAAAATCCGTTTATTCCTTTCTACATCTCCAAAAACAATGAAAGAAGCAGTACTGATGAAGGCGAAGCCAATATTTATCTCGCTTTGGATATTTGGTATAAGCCGGTAAAATCAGTGACTCTCTTCACACAGATTTTTATTGATGATATCGACTTCAAATCAGAAAACAGAGAAAAATTCCCGGAGAGAAAAGCAATCTTTGGGAGTTTAACATTAACTGATTTAGTTTTACCTTTATCACAGTTAGGAGTTGCTGCAACCTGGGTTGAGAACTGGACATATAATTCATTCTATACCTGGGCAAACTACAATATCCATGAGAGAAGCATCGGATATCCATTTAATAGTTTTCAAAAGTTCGAACTCTTTTTCGATTATTTTGGTATTCAACCGATGATTATCTCGGGTAAGGTATCCTACTCTGAAAAAGGTGACAACTCCCTAAATAATCCCTTCAGAGCAACATTCGAACCTTTCCCAATGGGAGTTGTTGAGAAAATTATAAATTTGGAAGCAAAAGGGAGTTATTTCTTTAGTAGCGTGTTTATTGGCGACATCCTTCTGAGTTACAGCAAAATACAGAATGAACAGCACATAAAAGGAATGGATGGAAGTCAGTTTTATTTAGTGCTAAATCTGAAATATCAAATGTATTGA
- a CDS encoding glucosamine 6-phosphate synthetase, with the protein MLKATGVASEILPINDNVYFTFGHTRLVTNGSQLLDVNNQPVIKNGIVGVHNGIIVNDNEIWNQNPDLERQFEIDTEVLISLLNKKLDAGEPISHALRDVEKAVVGTLSIALLFDDKNEFLVYSNYGSFYVLTDYKTLFILASEKNILNRLKKRFTVLSNEDVFSLKQITPLTGYLINVRDFQVNHFDLNSNDYFSLTESNQKLEIAIKNIHSEKDQIDAVVDPEKFRMNPVFEKERDLLEFNFDRISKLKRCTKCILPETFPFIHFDEQGVCNYCKNYKIKNQPKPMEELFKLVEPYRKKDGIPDVLIPFSGGRDSTLTLHLVKKELGLNPIAFTYDWGMVTDLARRNIARACGQLGVEHIIVSADIKWKRNNIRKNILAWMKKPHLGMIPLFMAGDKYFFYYCDKVRKQNDILLNIWGINPLENTDFKVGYAGLAPEFDKKMIYSISLKNQLNLFKFVGSNFLLNTGYLNSSLIDTFGSFASRYFARRTDYFHMFDYYRWDEDQLEQLLHNEYGWEKAIDTPTTWRIGDGTASFYNYVYYTVGGFSEYDTFRSNQVREGMITRERALELVNIENRPRYETLKWYLEIVGLDFEPVVKVVNSIPKNY; encoded by the coding sequence TTGCTAAAAGCAACCGGCGTAGCCTCTGAGATATTGCCGATTAATGATAATGTCTATTTTACTTTTGGGCATACCCGGTTAGTAACAAATGGATCGCAGCTACTGGATGTGAATAATCAACCCGTTATCAAGAATGGGATCGTTGGAGTACATAATGGTATTATCGTTAACGATAATGAGATATGGAATCAGAACCCGGATTTAGAAAGGCAATTTGAAATTGATACAGAAGTACTGATCTCACTCCTTAATAAAAAACTTGATGCCGGGGAACCTATAAGTCATGCTTTGAGAGATGTTGAAAAAGCAGTTGTTGGCACTTTGTCCATTGCCTTGTTATTCGATGACAAAAACGAATTCCTTGTCTATTCAAATTATGGTTCTTTTTATGTACTTACAGATTACAAAACACTGTTCATTCTTGCCTCAGAAAAAAACATTCTAAATCGTCTTAAAAAAAGATTTACAGTTTTAAGCAACGAAGATGTTTTTTCCTTAAAACAAATAACCCCCTTAACTGGTTATTTGATTAATGTTAGGGATTTTCAAGTAAACCATTTTGATCTAAACTCTAATGATTATTTTAGTTTGACTGAATCTAATCAAAAACTGGAAATTGCGATAAAAAATATTCATTCTGAAAAGGATCAGATTGATGCTGTGGTTGATCCTGAAAAGTTCAGAATGAATCCCGTTTTTGAAAAAGAAAGAGATCTGCTCGAGTTTAACTTTGATCGAATTTCAAAATTAAAAAGATGTACAAAATGTATTCTTCCTGAGACATTTCCTTTTATTCACTTTGATGAACAAGGAGTTTGTAATTACTGCAAAAATTACAAAATAAAAAATCAACCAAAACCGATGGAGGAATTGTTCAAACTTGTTGAACCATATCGTAAGAAAGACGGGATCCCAGATGTACTAATTCCCTTTAGTGGTGGACGAGATAGTACTTTGACTCTGCATTTGGTTAAAAAGGAATTGGGATTAAACCCGATTGCATTTACATATGATTGGGGGATGGTTACAGATCTGGCAAGGAGAAATATCGCTCGGGCTTGCGGTCAACTTGGTGTTGAGCACATTATAGTTTCGGCTGACATAAAGTGGAAAAGAAACAATATCCGGAAAAACATACTCGCGTGGATGAAAAAACCACATCTTGGTATGATTCCACTTTTTATGGCGGGAGACAAATATTTCTTCTATTATTGTGATAAAGTTCGTAAACAAAATGATATCCTGCTGAATATATGGGGTATTAACCCTTTGGAAAATACTGACTTTAAGGTTGGGTATGCAGGCTTGGCTCCCGAATTCGACAAAAAAATGATTTATTCTATTTCACTTAAGAATCAGCTTAATCTTTTTAAGTTCGTAGGATCCAATTTTTTATTGAACACAGGATATCTCAATTCCTCTCTGATTGATACATTTGGTTCTTTCGCTTCGCGGTATTTTGCAAGGCGTACAGATTATTTCCACATGTTTGATTACTACAGATGGGATGAAGATCAACTCGAACAGTTGTTACATAATGAATACGGTTGGGAAAAGGCTATTGACACACCGACAACCTGGAGAATCGGAGATGGGACGGCAAGCTTTTACAATTATGTTTACTACACCGTAGGAGGGTTTTCCGAATATGATACTTTTAGAAGTAATCAGGTCCGGGAAGGGATGATTACAAGAGAGCGGGCACTGGAACTTGTTAATATTGAAAACCGTCCCAGATATGAAACCCTTAAGTGGTATCTTGAAATTGTTGGGCTTGATTTCGAGCCTGTGGTAAAAGTTGTCAACTCAATTCCAAAAAATTATTAG
- a CDS encoding DUF1574 domain-containing protein — translation MLKAVESGLYSDIDLVLNKQKSDILILGSSRANSHYDSRVIKKSSGLFTYNAGLGGQGYTYTEIIVRSSLKTHKPELVILDLSVNLFTDAGDFDKTKILMPFAYNNAIVRDVLQRNDDKLQFKTLMSTYYFNSALYDLLDGVFVLKSRDTTLHGFAPLKKIMDQPSFGQKRNPVEFTENSEREILGYKNTLIELKKSKVSFLVVVSPIYEPHWYKNDKNYLWLINLAKDNGATVLDYSLDPRFRGKKELFKDRIHLYEDGAKLFTEILVDDLKKLGILK, via the coding sequence ATGCTTAAGGCTGTAGAATCCGGATTGTATTCTGACATTGATCTTGTGCTGAACAAACAAAAATCAGATATTCTAATCTTGGGCAGTTCGCGGGCCAATTCCCATTATGACTCAAGAGTTATTAAAAAAAGTAGCGGGTTATTTACATACAATGCCGGCCTTGGGGGACAGGGTTATACCTATACAGAGATAATCGTCAGATCAAGTTTAAAAACACATAAACCCGAGCTTGTAATTTTAGACTTATCTGTTAATCTTTTCACAGATGCAGGTGATTTTGACAAAACAAAAATTTTAATGCCTTTTGCCTATAACAATGCAATCGTTCGTGATGTACTTCAAAGAAATGACGATAAACTACAGTTCAAAACTCTAATGAGTACATATTATTTTAATTCTGCATTATACGATTTATTGGATGGAGTCTTTGTTCTGAAAAGTAGGGACACCACTCTTCACGGCTTTGCACCTTTAAAGAAAATAATGGATCAGCCTTCGTTCGGTCAAAAAAGAAATCCGGTCGAATTTACTGAGAATAGTGAAAGAGAAATATTGGGGTATAAAAATACTTTGATTGAATTAAAAAAATCCAAAGTTTCATTTCTAGTCGTTGTTTCACCAATTTATGAACCTCATTGGTATAAAAATGATAAAAATTATTTGTGGCTAATCAATTTGGCAAAAGACAATGGAGCCACTGTACTTGACTATAGCCTTGACCCGAGATTCAGAGGAAAAAAAGAATTATTTAAAGACAGAATCCATCTTTATGAAGACGGAGCAAAATTATTCACCGAAATTCTTGTTGACGATTTGAAGAAATTGGGAATCTTGAAATAG